One window from the genome of Pyxidicoccus xibeiensis encodes:
- a CDS encoding immunity 52 family protein — translation MNDTYYAGCYWSLRHEPVETCARRAEDFFRRISPLEPTWNQWHEPGSSFAKARKLQVSTDEASFLRIFRKKKNRIADDQFLFWLWAGDNPKETSGVNGSCGSGDPWASLCCVLSPPSRGAVAERVLTAPVMAEVVRAMALAWDPECAVATSHLHREIIVQRPHPGTFTGWLTYFSRQRGTVPPLPAPVRIEPVEDRGTLIILTPERFTAANPEHVALAARVQELLDRAGLLRPLQQPVAK, via the coding sequence ATGAACGACACCTACTATGCAGGCTGTTACTGGTCCCTCCGTCATGAGCCCGTTGAGACCTGTGCGCGACGTGCGGAGGACTTTTTTCGGCGAATCAGCCCGCTGGAGCCCACCTGGAACCAGTGGCATGAGCCGGGGAGCTCCTTTGCAAAGGCGCGTAAACTTCAAGTCTCCACGGATGAAGCATCCTTCCTGAGGATATTCAGAAAGAAGAAGAACAGGATTGCTGACGATCAATTTCTATTCTGGCTATGGGCCGGCGACAATCCCAAGGAGACATCTGGCGTCAATGGCTCCTGTGGCTCGGGCGACCCCTGGGCTAGCCTCTGCTGCGTGCTCAGTCCCCCAAGTAGAGGAGCCGTGGCAGAACGGGTCCTGACCGCGCCTGTCATGGCTGAAGTGGTGCGCGCCATGGCCCTGGCTTGGGACCCGGAATGCGCAGTGGCGACGTCTCACCTGCACCGAGAAATAATCGTGCAGCGCCCCCACCCAGGCACCTTCACAGGCTGGCTCACCTACTTCTCCCGCCAGCGAGGCACGGTGCCCCCGCTCCCCGCCCCCGTGCGCATCGAGCCCGTGGAGGACAGGGGCACCCTCATCATCCTCACCCCCGAGCGCTTCACCGCCGCCAACCCGGAGCACGTCGCCCTCGCCGCCCGGGTCCAGGAGCTGCTCGACCGTGCGGGCCTGCTCCGCCCCCTGCAACAACCCGTGGCGAAGTAG
- a CDS encoding RNA polymerase factor sigma-32, producing MQTTNSFASPDSLSTYLSEINRYPLLTQPQEQELSRRFRAGDLAAGHHLVTANLRFVVKVAYEYRSYGLKMSDLIQEANIGLMKAVQKFDPDKGIRLISYAVWWIRAYIQNCILKNWSLVKLGTTQAQRRLFFSLARTRRELEKLGAGEGNIVNAEEIARKLNVKASEVREMEQRMGGRDLSLDAPMGEDGDATHLDFVESESASQADEVADRQQADLTRELVQRALRRLDPRERFIIEQRVMGDAEMTLSELGEHFGFSRERARQLEIRAKDKLKAALATLMAEAGVDEATLAA from the coding sequence ATGCAGACCACCAACTCCTTCGCCTCCCCCGACTCGCTCTCCACGTACCTCTCGGAGATCAACCGCTACCCCCTGCTCACCCAGCCGCAGGAGCAGGAGCTGTCGCGGCGCTTCCGGGCGGGCGACCTGGCCGCCGGCCACCACCTGGTGACGGCCAACCTGCGCTTCGTGGTGAAGGTGGCCTACGAGTACCGCTCCTACGGCCTGAAGATGTCGGACCTCATCCAGGAGGCGAACATCGGCCTGATGAAGGCCGTGCAGAAGTTCGACCCGGACAAGGGCATCCGCCTCATCTCCTACGCCGTCTGGTGGATTCGCGCGTACATCCAGAACTGCATCCTCAAGAACTGGAGCCTGGTGAAGCTCGGCACCACGCAGGCGCAGCGCCGGCTGTTCTTCAGCCTGGCCCGCACCCGCCGCGAGCTGGAGAAGCTGGGCGCCGGCGAGGGCAACATCGTCAACGCCGAGGAGATTGCCCGGAAGCTCAACGTGAAGGCCTCCGAGGTGCGCGAGATGGAGCAGCGCATGGGCGGCAGGGACCTCTCCCTGGACGCGCCCATGGGCGAGGACGGGGACGCCACGCACCTGGACTTCGTCGAGTCCGAGTCCGCCTCCCAGGCCGACGAGGTCGCCGACCGCCAGCAGGCCGACCTCACCCGCGAGCTCGTGCAGCGCGCCCTGCGCCGCCTGGACCCGCGCGAGCGCTTCATCATCGAGCAGCGCGTCATGGGTGACGCGGAGATGACGCTGAGCGAGCTGGGCGAGCACTTCGGCTTCTCCCGCGAGCGCGCCCGCCAGCTCGAGATTCGCGCCAAGGACAAGCTGAAGGCCGCGCTCGCCACGCTGATGGCCGAGGCCGGCGTCGACGAGGCCACGCTCGCCGCGTAG